The window taaatttgatagcTTTTGattattagaattttatttttaaattacaaaatcaaattttggtGGTCACAAGCTAccataaattatgaatttattattCTCTGGTTGACATTCACTCTTTGCATTTGCATATACGGAGAGGgactaaagaaaatatttttcaagtttgagggactgaaaaaacaaattttaatttgaaaactaaaaaaattatgactctaatttaagggattaaaaatatattaaagttataaaaaatataatttttcttccataccgaaaagatataaaaatattaatgtattcTTATGCATTttctgttaaatattttttaattaaaatgcgaggatgatgaagaagactttGTCACAGAGCTCAACAAATCACAGAATGGACGGAAAGaaccaacttttaaaaaaaatgctgaaTTTATTTCACATAAATACCACAATAAATTGTTATTAAAACTCGTGAGAAGACCCACTGTTACCCTCTTTATGAAGGCTCttgacaaaatataaatatttcttaaaagaTCCTCGTTAAAAACATTCAATGGAGGTGATCTTATACTCACATTCAAGGGAGGAGTACAAGTACAcgttaagtttaaatttttataacttCTATTTATGTTGGTccataactttaaaataaaacatttcatTGAATGTGATCTCATATCATACGCTTCTCTTTTTAAGTTTTGATATACAGTATGTTTTTCATACAGATTACATGTGTATCTTTCATGTAAGTAATCctattcaaacatatttaacataattatgtaCTAttcagaaaagaagaagaagaaaaaacataattatgtaCTTAGTATTCGAACTTAACACAATAGTTAAGTAAAATCAACatagtaatttaatttcaatatattattaataaaagataTCGTTAATTAGTTGAAAGCAATTTTTACAATCTTTAAAGTGTATTTTATTAGGATGTTATAAATCCGGGAGATATTTTTAGAAGCTTTGCTCCTTTGAAGTGAATGTGAggctaattttttattcatgatttACTCACATTTAAAACTTCTTTTGTATATTACTTCCTcagtataaaaaataagtgtGTTTCcaagttattttataaatatcaagaaaaattaataaataggtaaaaaaataataattttataaaattaatcttattaatattagattaaaaaaataaaataatatttattagaaatattgataaaaaaataaattaatggtacattaaaaaatcaaatgtaaCACTTATGTTAGGATGACGGTGtagtaataatttatgattgaataaaaaaatttaaaaaatttgatgattAGTCCAAACATCcctaatagtaataataagattatttctaaaaatttatttgttttctttataatattttttattaatttctaaatttattaattacttttttctgcatattcttatttaattaatttttttaaacattaattataaataattaaatgaatataggaataaaaaataataattttaaaataatagtataaataattcacatatttaatttaatacgatgaactaaattaattttttgtcaagtaggtgaattaattgaaaaaatattataatcagAGAGGGGACGGGAAAAAGtagtattttataattaaatcattcaacgtttgtattttaaaatatgaatttaaaacccTTATTTAATTTGAGTTAGTTTAAGGTTTAgtacatatattaataataataattagaggGGTTGAGAATGTATAGGGGGAAGGTAAAGACGAAGATGGTGCAATGCAAGAGGAGGAGGTGGCATATGAGCATGAGCATGAGCAGAGGGATGATGGTTCAGTGCAACAACACTAATAACAACGTGTGCAACTGCAAGCACTCTCCCTCGGCCACCTTAGACCTTCTAATCCTCCTCCTGGTCCTCTTCTCCGGCGCCTTCCTCCTCTCCTCCTACCTCTGCTACATCTTCAACTCCCTCTCCCTCCTCCTCCCCTCCCTCCCCCTCTCCTACCTCCTCCccttcctcctcttcttctccctctccctcGCCGCCTTCTTCTGCGGCTCCCGATCCCGCCGCTGCCAGCGCCAGGGATGCAAGGGCCTCAAGAAGGCCATGGAGTTCGATTTGCAGATTCAGCGCTTCGGCTCCTCCTCCGCCGAAATCGATAAGCTCCCCTGGAAGGGCGGCACTGAGGCCAACCCCGATTACGACTGCCTCAGGTCCGAGCTCAGGAAGATGGCTCCCCCTAACGGCCGTGCGCTTTTGCTCTTCCGGGCGCCCTGTGGCTGCCCCGTCGCCAAACTCGAGGCCTCCGGTCCCAAAAAGGGCAAACGCCATAAGAGgtgattttctttgtttctcttcttatgattttttttcaatcgaGTTTCAGATCTGTTATTACGGGCGAGTTTGAGTTCCTGATGGTGTTTTCTGTCATTTTGCCAtttctgatttttcttttaagttattcATACATACATActtataattaaagtttttaaatcgattgtttgttgaagtaatgaATTCTTCGAGTGCTTGATTTTCCAGTTTGTGGATATTTGTTTTGCCTTATGGAGGGTTTTATTTAAGTAAAAGATCCGTGTGAGTTCTTAGAATTCACTATAGAGGATTAGATGTAGGATGAAATTGCACTGGAATATTTGATTGACCTCATtgtaattgtttcattttatttgttgtaCAGAATTGGGCCAATTAAGCTGAATGCTTTGTCGACCTTGTAATATTCTTTCCCTAATTATGAGAAACCCTTTGTACAGAttctttctatatatattaGGGCTGGGAGACTAACTCCCATTCCCAGGAAAGTTTTCTCTTGTTCAATCCACCTTCTGGTTTTTCGGCCGCTGCCGTCCTTGACAGTTCTGTGTGGTTATTGGGTGTCCAAAATAACACTCAGGTTTGTGTGACATCCTCACCACACGCTGCCTAACCAAATCTTGACAGTCTCTAGTATTCAGTTTGGCAGAGGATCTTATTGATTGTCTAATTGGAGTTCCTGCTCTAGAGGCAACACCGGGAATTGGTTCATAGATAGGTGCCGAATCTTTAACTTTAGTTTCTTTCTTCACAAGCCATGGTTTTGAAGGACTTGGTCATGGTGGTCGAGGAGGATGTGATAGGGAACATCTTCGACACTCATATTGTAAGCATATAGGCCATACATACAATTGTTGTTACTCTATGCTTGGTTTGGGAGGGAGATTTAGTATAGTTATTTGGAGTTTGGTATGGCTCATAGTGAAGTAGACAACTTTGTGTTCTACAAATCACAATGTTCATCTAACCAATGTATTTATTTAGTTGTTTATGTTGACATTATTGAAGACTTCAAACACCACTTAGTTTGTCATTTTTAACAAAGTATCTAGGATGGTTGTAGTATTTTCTTCGAATTAAGGTAGCTCAGTCAAAGGCAAGCATTGCTATATCTCAAAGGAAATGGATATTTTGGATGAGACTGGTATGTTGGATTGTAAGCCAATTGACCCTTCTATTTACCCGAGTGTTAATCTTTTACTGGGAGATATTGGAGGTTGATTGGGAAGTTGAATTACCTAACCATGATGAGGCctgatattttgtttgttgtaaGTGTTGTTATTCTGTTTCTTAATTCCCCTTATGATAGTCATTGGGATGTTGTGGGTAGAATTTTGAGATATATATTAAGGGATCCCTTGAAAGAGTTTTCGTATATGCTGATAGAGgtcattttgttgttgttgcttacACAAATGTAGATTGGGCCAGTCGTCCAACTAATAGACTATCTACTTCTGTTTATTTTGTTCTAATTGGAGGTAATCTTATTTCCTGTAAGAGTAAAAGCATAACATTGTTGTTAGGTCTAGTGCAAAGATAGAGTATCGAGCTATGACCATTATCACATGTGAACTCACATGTTTGAAGCAACTTCTCCAAGAGTTACAATTTTGTTAGGTAGGCCCCACGAGTCTCATTTGTAATAAACAAGCAACCTTGTACGTTGCTTCAATCCCCTTTTTCACGAGCAAACAATGCATTTTGAGATTGATTGTCACTTTATTtgtgatatttatttttgggGAGATAACGGCATCATTTGTTAGTTATCCCTGATCTGTGTCCCTGTCTGGTCTGGGTCTGTGATTGCCTTTACTAAAGCTTGGAATATTTTTATTCTGGATTCTGGATATGCACAATAGGAAGAGGCAAATCTGTTTTTAGtgttaagtttttaaaatacgCAGAATGATTGAGTTTCTTGCGGTGGTATAAATGGGCTTGAGTTATGTGGACTCAATAtctatatcaaaagaaaatccaaTCAGGATGTTTTAACTAGACCAAATTTGCCACAAAAGATTTCAACCTAGTTATAGCTCATTTTACAGAAACTATGCCTTTGTCTGTGGTAATtacaaaattctatttttttttaagtgtgcTCCAACTCCTAGGTATGATTATATGCTACAT of the Glycine max cultivar Williams 82 chromosome 13, Glycine_max_v4.0, whole genome shotgun sequence genome contains:
- the LOC100811329 gene encoding uncharacterized protein At5g19025, with the translated sequence MYRGKVKTKMVQCKRRRWHMSMSMSRGMMVQCNNTNNNVCNCKHSPSATLDLLILLLVLFSGAFLLSSYLCYIFNSLSLLLPSLPLSYLLPFLLFFSLSLAAFFCGSRSRRCQRQGCKGLKKAMEFDLQIQRFGSSSAEIDKLPWKGGTEANPDYDCLRSELRKMAPPNGRALLLFRAPCGCPVAKLEASGPKKGKRHKRTPPSATLNGGGDHR